The Mycolicibacterium mageritense genome contains a region encoding:
- a CDS encoding GNAT family N-acetyltransferase — translation MSNAVVVRPTSADDLDAIGAIYAHHVQTGVATFELTPPDRAEWDRRLATARERELPFLTAVFDGEVAGYAYCAPWKARPAYDHTVENSIYLAPQATGRGIGAALLQALLAGCAAAGVREVIAVVVDTEDAAASFALHRRYGFAEAGRLRSVGFKHSRWLDTVLLQRSLEVS, via the coding sequence ATGAGCAACGCCGTCGTCGTGCGCCCCACGTCAGCGGACGACCTTGACGCCATCGGCGCCATCTACGCCCACCACGTGCAGACGGGGGTCGCCACTTTCGAGTTGACGCCGCCGGACCGCGCGGAGTGGGACCGCAGGCTCGCCACTGCGCGGGAGCGTGAATTGCCGTTCCTCACTGCGGTATTCGACGGTGAGGTGGCGGGTTACGCGTACTGCGCGCCGTGGAAGGCCCGCCCGGCCTATGACCACACCGTGGAGAATTCGATCTACCTGGCTCCCCAGGCGACCGGGCGCGGCATCGGCGCAGCGCTGCTGCAGGCACTGCTCGCCGGCTGCGCGGCGGCGGGGGTGCGTGAGGTGATCGCCGTGGTCGTGGACACCGAAGACGCAGCCGCCTCGTTCGCTCTGCACCGTAGGTACGGTTTCGCAGAGGCCGGGCGGCTGCGTTCGGTGGGTTTCAAGCACTCGCGCTGGCTGGATACTGTGCTGCTCCAGCGCAGCCTGGAGGTCAGTTGA
- a CDS encoding HNH endonuclease signature motif containing protein yields the protein MHSTSVVDREAVFAAYADYDAACATLATLTYTSLTLPELLELQSRRETQACHAPTVDHALLAEIQTRTTAKDIGAKDWADVLVHRLRISRTEARRRVAEAHDLGPRTTLNGDALPPLLPDTAAAQATGQINAEHVAIIRNFINKPPIPLDDATIAHIDTDLTRIAIGNTPETLRRSAERIAFHLNQDGEEPVEDRRARRRGITLGPQDADGLRKVTGFADAELCSYLEAIDAKWAAPGKCNPDDENPDTEPASTTDEDTNAEPPDDTPDTLIAAQPADTAETKTNTETAESKPAAATKDTRTLPQRRHDAWKAVARAMLASGNLGQHNGLPVTVVVSTTLRELQTGTGIATTGGHTALPMSDVIRMASHANHYLVIFDDHHEIPLYLGRTKRIATPGQRIVLYARDRGCTVPGCTGPAYHAEAHHARADFVAGGRTDITDLTLACGPQNRLVTDNGWTTRIRPDGRVEWIPPPLLDTGQDRINHYWHPEELFHPPEEDDP from the coding sequence ATGCATTCGACCAGCGTCGTGGATCGCGAGGCGGTATTCGCCGCCTACGCCGACTACGACGCGGCCTGCGCCACACTGGCCACCCTGACCTACACCAGCCTGACCCTGCCCGAACTACTTGAGCTGCAATCCCGCCGCGAGACCCAAGCCTGCCACGCCCCCACCGTCGACCACGCCCTGCTCGCCGAAATCCAGACCCGCACCACCGCCAAAGACATCGGCGCGAAAGACTGGGCCGACGTACTGGTCCACCGGCTACGCATCAGCCGCACCGAAGCCCGCCGCCGCGTCGCCGAAGCCCACGACCTCGGCCCCCGCACCACGCTCAACGGCGACGCCCTCCCTCCGCTGCTACCCGACACCGCCGCCGCCCAGGCCACCGGGCAGATCAACGCCGAACACGTCGCCATCATCCGCAACTTCATCAACAAACCCCCCATCCCCCTCGACGACGCCACCATCGCCCACATCGACACCGACCTGACCCGCATCGCCATCGGCAACACCCCCGAAACCCTGCGACGCAGCGCCGAACGCATCGCCTTCCACCTCAACCAGGACGGCGAAGAACCCGTCGAAGACCGCCGCGCCCGCCGCCGCGGCATCACCCTGGGCCCCCAGGACGCCGACGGCCTGCGCAAAGTCACCGGCTTCGCCGACGCCGAACTGTGCAGCTACCTCGAAGCCATCGACGCCAAATGGGCCGCCCCCGGCAAATGCAACCCCGACGACGAGAACCCCGACACCGAACCCGCCTCCACCACCGACGAGGACACCAACGCCGAGCCGCCCGACGACACCCCCGACACCCTGATCGCGGCCCAGCCTGCAGATACAGCCGAAACCAAGACCAATACCGAGACCGCCGAATCCAAGCCCGCGGCTGCCACGAAAGACACCCGCACCCTGCCCCAACGCCGCCACGACGCCTGGAAAGCCGTCGCGCGCGCCATGCTCGCCTCCGGCAACCTCGGCCAACACAACGGCCTACCCGTCACCGTCGTCGTCTCCACCACCCTGCGCGAACTACAAACCGGCACCGGCATCGCCACCACCGGCGGTCACACCGCCCTACCCATGTCCGACGTCATCCGCATGGCCAGCCACGCCAACCACTACCTCGTCATCTTCGACGACCACCACGAAATCCCGCTCTACCTCGGCAGAACCAAACGCATCGCCACCCCCGGACAACGCATCGTGCTCTACGCCCGCGACCGCGGATGCACGGTCCCCGGCTGCACCGGACCCGCCTACCACGCCGAAGCCCACCACGCCCGCGCCGACTTCGTCGCAGGCGGCCGAACCGACATCACCGACCTCACCCTGGCCTGCGGACCCCAAAACCGCCTCGTCACCGACAACGGCTGGACCACCCGCATCCGCCCCGATGGCCGCGTCGAATGGATCCCACCACCCCTTCTCGACACAGGCCAAGACCGCATCAACCACTACTGGCACCCCGAAGAACTCTTCCACCCACCCGAAGAAGACGATCCCTAA
- a CDS encoding ferredoxin reductase has protein sequence MFTQTLAAGVRRRVSSSSLVNLLTGPHGVDRYTELVEPTWTRGDARAKVIAVRRQTSRSVTLTLEPNEAFKGFRAGQHINLSVEINGRRRTRCYSPASAEGAGSIELTIGRHEGGLVSNYLCDHAYAGMVLGLDSVGGDFVLPDELPRRILFVSGGSGITPVLSMLQTLRAQAFTGEVAFVHYARSADEASYRTELRAMRTAGVRVLHGYTRNTDGTDLEGRFGPEHLAVAFPDGAPDAVFACGPTELLDAVRELRPDVRSESFVPPVFSIPAESTGGTVKFTTSNVAVTDDGQPLLVQAEAAGLTPESGCRMGICHSCTRFKTRGAVRNLITGAVSSADCEDIQICVTAPVGDVDIDL, from the coding sequence GCTGGTGAACCTGCTCACCGGCCCGCACGGTGTGGATCGCTACACCGAGCTGGTCGAACCGACCTGGACGCGTGGCGATGCCCGCGCCAAGGTGATCGCCGTGCGGCGGCAGACGTCGCGCAGCGTCACGCTGACCCTGGAACCGAACGAGGCGTTCAAAGGTTTCCGGGCCGGCCAGCACATCAACCTGTCCGTCGAGATCAACGGCCGGCGCCGTACGCGCTGCTATTCCCCGGCCAGTGCCGAGGGGGCGGGCTCGATCGAGCTGACCATCGGGCGCCACGAGGGCGGCTTGGTGTCGAACTACCTGTGTGATCACGCGTATGCGGGGATGGTGCTTGGGCTCGACTCGGTCGGGGGAGATTTCGTCCTGCCCGACGAGCTGCCGCGGCGCATCCTGTTCGTGTCCGGGGGCAGCGGCATCACGCCGGTGTTGTCGATGCTGCAGACGCTGCGTGCACAGGCGTTCACCGGTGAAGTCGCGTTCGTGCACTACGCGCGCAGCGCCGACGAGGCCAGTTACCGCACCGAGCTCCGTGCCATGCGGACCGCCGGTGTCCGGGTGCTGCACGGGTACACCCGCAACACCGACGGGACCGACCTCGAGGGGCGTTTCGGGCCTGAGCATCTCGCCGTGGCATTTCCCGATGGAGCGCCCGACGCGGTGTTCGCCTGCGGGCCCACCGAACTGCTCGATGCCGTCCGGGAATTGCGTCCGGACGTGCGGTCGGAGAGTTTCGTGCCGCCCGTGTTCAGCATTCCTGCCGAATCGACCGGCGGGACGGTCAAGTTCACCACCAGCAATGTCGCGGTGACCGACGACGGTCAACCGCTGCTGGTGCAGGCCGAGGCCGCCGGTCTGACGCCCGAGAGCGGATGCCGCATGGGTATCTGCCACAGCTGCACCCGGTTCAAGACCCGCGGTGCGGTGCGCAACCTCATCACCGGCGCGGTGTCCAGCGCCGATTGCGAAGACATCCAGATCTGCGTCACCGCCCCCGTCGGTGACGTCGACATCGATCTCTGA
- a CDS encoding fatty acid desaturase family protein, whose amino-acid sequence MSENKKYSLTPEQAEAFGAELDAIRERVIADLGERDATYIRNIIKTQRKLEVGGRALLFASIFPPFWLAGTAMLGISKILDNMEIGHNVMHGQYDWMGDPAISSKAFEWDTACPADQWRHSHNYMHHTYTNIVDMDRDIGYGILRMSEDQKWSPYYLGNPVYAFLLMVFFQYGVALHELETERIRSGEISIADKKDVLRGIWAKTKRQTLKDYVAFPLLAGPFAPFVFAGNMTANLMRNVWSYMIIFCGHFPEGTQEFSIEETENESRGQWYFRQLLGSANLTGGKLFHILSGNLSFQIEHHLFPDIPAHRHAEISVEVREICERYGLPYNTGPLYKQFGTVVRKIVRLAFPWGGGSKDAAPEVAPESEPAAEPQAAAESQAGVEPQVAPEPQPGAESQAEAAETDRELVLVN is encoded by the coding sequence ATGTCCGAGAACAAGAAGTACAGCCTCACCCCCGAGCAGGCGGAAGCGTTCGGCGCCGAGCTCGACGCGATCCGCGAGCGCGTCATCGCCGACCTCGGTGAGCGCGACGCCACCTACATCCGCAACATCATCAAGACCCAGCGCAAGCTCGAGGTCGGTGGCCGCGCGCTGCTGTTCGCCTCGATCTTCCCGCCGTTCTGGCTGGCCGGCACCGCCATGCTGGGGATCTCGAAGATCCTCGACAACATGGAGATCGGCCACAACGTCATGCACGGCCAATACGACTGGATGGGCGATCCGGCCATCTCCAGCAAGGCTTTCGAGTGGGACACCGCCTGCCCGGCCGACCAGTGGCGGCACTCGCACAACTACATGCACCACACGTACACCAACATCGTCGACATGGACCGCGACATCGGCTACGGCATCCTGCGCATGAGCGAGGACCAGAAGTGGTCGCCGTACTACCTCGGCAACCCGGTCTACGCGTTCCTGCTCATGGTGTTCTTCCAGTACGGCGTCGCGCTGCACGAGCTGGAGACCGAGCGCATCCGGTCCGGCGAGATCAGCATCGCCGACAAGAAGGATGTGCTGCGCGGCATCTGGGCGAAGACCAAGCGCCAGACGCTCAAGGACTACGTGGCCTTCCCACTGCTGGCCGGCCCGTTCGCGCCGTTCGTGTTCGCCGGCAACATGACCGCCAACCTCATGCGCAACGTGTGGTCGTACATGATCATCTTCTGCGGGCACTTCCCGGAGGGCACCCAGGAGTTCTCCATCGAGGAAACCGAGAACGAGTCCCGCGGTCAGTGGTACTTCCGGCAGCTGCTCGGTTCGGCAAACCTGACCGGCGGCAAGCTGTTCCACATCCTCAGCGGCAACCTGTCCTTCCAGATCGAGCATCACCTGTTCCCGGACATCCCGGCACATCGGCACGCCGAGATCTCGGTCGAGGTCCGCGAGATCTGCGAGCGCTACGGCCTGCCCTACAACACCGGTCCGCTGTACAAGCAGTTCGGCACCGTCGTCCGCAAGATCGTGCGGCTGGCGTTCCCGTGGGGCGGCGGCAGCAAGGACGCCGCGCCTGAAGTCGCGCCCGAATCGGAGCCTGCTGCCGAGCCTCAGGCCGCTGCCGAGTCTCAGGCGGGTGTCGAACCCCAGGTTGCTCCGGAGCCCCAGCCCGGTGCCGAGTCCCAGGCAGAAGCCGCCGAGACCGACCGCGAGCTGGTCCTGGTCAACTGA